A genomic segment from Lutzomyia longipalpis isolate SR_M1_2022 chromosome 3, ASM2433408v1 encodes:
- the LOC129793872 gene encoding vitellogenin-A1-like, with protein sequence MRCAFILCTLVASVLAYHDAAFSPYQEYTYEVESRTLTGFPEQKDQYSGVFSRAHLTLCQKSETELIGRLTKAEYAPFNGQLIEGWASEVDEKTLPYKQQPFCEKPFAIEYKNGVIRSLAFDPCMANEHVNQVKGVVSQFQLDLAGENEIKCKYNQMPEYDAHKSIVGAYKTMEATVTGKCEVQYRVSPVPAQFAETHREWFPIPELKQNHTDQHVQIVKTKNFERCDKRIGYHFSLQTMEENDDKPNANQMGDFFTRSSVSTIYITGQLTNYTIQSAATYNKVLVNNNLRDDEAPMVASYVKVTLQDVKPLHGACQGPDNALPVGDLVSRYNLPSDTTNAIRPVNEDDDDSDSSSSDDDSDSSSSSSSDDDSSETNQHAKKTQLLREQDKLRERQQYRKQQQQEDNQEYNKENNHDKYQPKYNERYPEPTEQHFRRARRSVAGHPHHEQDHKYSHKMEEVNYNNKKNADDSDDDSSSDDSNDSDNSSSSSSSSDDSSSSSSDEDSSASESYSSDSSSSESDSLSESQEFWHPKPNMKQSPEHAYLPFFVGYKGHSIAAKIDVAKKCIEICQEIAKDAQEPSQLPKHNTLAKFTLAVRLIRIMDFEQIDFVAQKLHLAHQNALHQTADDKYNQESLPQQHPATDAWYAFRDACAEAGTGPAVAAIFEWVTKKVVTHEEAAQLVATLPNSVQAPTDKLLHDFFKMATSTYVHQQEVLNVTALFALTKIVEQAVVNNQTSYEYYPVNVYGRLADKRSPIVHDIAQWLGIQLKYAIAHEDSHQVLTYIRCLGNLGHPDILSVFEPYLEGERPCTDFQRTAIVVAFDRLTQNYPRLAGSVLYKLYQNIGEAHEVRCAAVMQLMRTEPPVHILQAMAEFTHHDPSREVRACVKAAIESAAELEHAHYQEFAAAARAAEPMLTEEEFGASYSAVYLKDAILEKFNLAALAQFTTLGSSDSIYPSGIHAFVEKSFRGYRRETLVYAMASSVERLFDLFDDQFEEKEYNTDKYPKDHDKAHYRAQKASAKSKKNSYAASGGNPKSTGFADWTFDKVADMLNIQPDQAQPVEAQFLFNLLGSERFYAFGNATIEQHLPEFIREFAGVAKQGYNFHYSKIYNQDQLTIAFPMESGLIFYHHYYVPTYFSVTGDIKAKCQPDVSKAGPRDEDMFAPIPVPETINATAQLHLVYSVNMQSQTGFFTPQDQQRYIAGHSRKMHMNLPLAINLEIDLENNHLATTFRPLFPHKAINIAHYSSWPYTARKDIMDLRPVAEAKDIKPLHVRPTVALNTVFGDKATGVAFRVYGDHQIRTPVHQTLWRHILEHRDNFEEFVAFPWAVHFAPHCNLNVAFDAEKSTASAVTFYANWAKQYDAEFGPGGQQHSQAAQVRASPRSGYDNMAIPVSLNPDSNRREEQYLQAVGAGIKNSKSYMVDCGAVFHRSQQGANFDSSSQVSHYTFTAAVADSSVADKSRALFFLAAVPAKASPMHLCAVAESKLPSVAQLNFKHALETVAGGDLFADILIGMDKCDSVNAFHAKVQGKVAQTDFFRKYIRQTPEGQECLYQMEHGDHQLPACRNVTERAALMQDVKLQIEYNFDHPHVANFSGEAVALARYFSAGFNWDEDYTHEGKPGRIQFDYRLSPSGYYGNFSLATPTMKVELTNEHLNPWLRAALAVHPDYDLFDRLAITAFHDQYNPTCSINKNKINTFDSSVLNYNFGKCWHVAYITYEDEEEYGSNSQQSEETVDDEDIAILVRQPNGDDDKDVMVVLGQEDQHDFVIYMPAKDVQARHVYVDGERKPVSEKEAIEIFSEDEADQPLARIYCGPVGEVTVEIRDGGVVVTTNGMTVTIESPEYRDDVLGVCGTNDAERENDRQTPANCFHRRNAHFVAAYALDDATCEGQAKPMKKEAAQAKCFEQELLFTDAVTDVEAGRQHYGHGIKDDSGSSSSSSSSSSESSDSDDSDDDDSDSSSDSSSADEEQLVVAEKNRQHQFEQRKCETKHQTQFVERNGEICFSIRQLPACDSPCRPVQKIEKRVPVYCRPASEQQAQLYRQQIRKGNNPDLRDKAPTRYVNFAIPQACVM encoded by the exons ATGCGTTGTGCCTTCATCCTTTGCACCTTGG TGGCCAGTGTTTTGGCTTACCATGATGCTGCCTTCAGCCCATACCAGGAGTACACCTACGAAGTTGAATCCCGCACCTTGACCGGATTCCCCGAGCAAAAGGATCAGTACTCTGGTGTCTTCTCCCGTGCTCATCTTACTCTGTGCCAAAAGAGCGAGACTGAGCTTATTGGGCGCCTCACTAAGGCTGAGTACGCTCCCTTCAACGGTCAACTCATCGAGGGTTGGGCCTCCGAAGTGGACGAGAAGACTCTGCCCTACAAGCAGCAGCCCTTCTGCGAGAAGCCCTTCGCCATTGAGTACAAGAATGGCGTCATCCGTTCCCTCGCTTTCGATCCATGCATGGCCAATGAGCACGTGAACCAAGTTAAGGGTGTCGTGTCTCAATTCCAGCTGGATCTTGCCGGTGAGAATGAGATTAAGTGCAAGTACAACCAGATGCCCGAATATGATGCCCACAAGAGCATTGTTGGTGCCTACAAGACCATGGAAGCTACCGTGACTGGCAAGTGCGAAGTTCAGTACCGCGTCTCCCCTGTTCCAGCTCAATTTGCTGAGACTCACCGTGAATGGTTCCCCATTCCTGAGCTCAAGCAGAACCACACTGATCAGCATGTGCAAATTGTGAAGACCAAGAACTTTGAGCGTTGCGACAAGCGCATTGGCTACCACTTCAGCCTGCAGACCATGGAGGAGAATGACGATAAGCCCAATGCCAACCAGATGGGTGATTTCTTCACTCGCAGCTCTGTCTCCACCATCTACATCACCGGCCAACTGACCAACTACACCATCCAGAGTGCCGCCACCTACAACAAGGTGCTCGTTAACAACAATCTCCGTGACGATGAGGCTCCCATGGTTGCCAGCTACGTCAAGGTTACCCTTCAGGATGTCAAGCCCCTCCACGGTGCTTGCCAGGGACCAGACAATGCTCTCCCCGTTGGTGATCTCGTCAGCCGCTACAACCTCCCATCCGACACCACCAATGCCATCCGCCCTGTGAATGAAGACGATGATGATTCCGACTCTTCTTCCTCCGATGATGATTCCGACTCATCCAGCTCCAGCTCTTCCGATGATGATTCCTCTGAGACCAACCAGCACGCCAAGAAGACCCAGCTCCTCCGTGAGCAGGACAAGCTTCGTGAGCGTCAGCAATACAGGAAGCAGCAACAGCAGGAAGATAACCAGGAATACAACAAGGAGAACAACCACGATAAGTACCAGCCCAAGTACAATGAACGCTACCCCGAACCAACTGAGCAGCACTTTAGGCGCGCCAGGAGGAGCGTTGCTGGACATCCCCACCATGAGCAGGATCACAAGTACAGCCACAAGATGGAGGAGGTGAACTACAACAACAAGAAGAATGCCGATGATTCCGATGATGATTCCTCTTCCGATGATTCCAATGATTCCGATAACTCTTCCTCTTCTTCCTCATCCTCCGATGACTCTTCCTCTAGCTCCTCCGATGAAGATTCCTCCGCTTCCGAGTCCTACTCCTCCGATAGCTCCAGCTCTGAGTCTGACAGCCTCAGTGAGAGTCAGGAATTCTGGCACCCCAAGCCAAACATGAAGCAGAGCCCTGAACACGCCTACTTGCCATTCTTTGTCGGCTACAAGGGTCACTCCATTGCCGCTAAGATTGATGTTGCCAAGAAGTGCATTGAAATCTGCCAGGAAATCGCCAAGGATGCCCAGGAGCCATCTCAGCTGCCCAAGCACAATACCCTCGCCAAGTTCACCCTTGCTGTGCGTCTCATCCGCATCATGGACTTTGAGCAAATTGACTTTGTTGCCCAGAAGCTCCATCTTGCCCACCAGAATGCCCTCCACCAGACTGCTGATGACAAATACAACCAGGAGAGTCTGCCCCAACAGCACCCAGCCACCGATGCTTGGTATGCCTTCCGTGATGCTTGCGCTGAAGCCGGTACCGGACCAGCTGTTGCTGCCATCTTCGAATGGGTCACCAAGAAGGTCGTTACCCACGAGGAAGCTGCCCAACTTGTTGCCACCCTCCCCAATTCCGTCCAGGCTCCCACTGACAAGCTCCTCCACGATTTCTTCAAGATGGCCACCAGCACCTACGTGCACCAGCAGGAAGTTCTCAATGTTACTGCCCTGTTTGCCCTCACCAAGATTGTTGAGCAGGCTGTTGTCAACAACCAAACCTCCTACGAATACTACCCCGTCAACGTTTACGGACGTCTTGCCGACAAGCGTTCCCCCATTGTTCACGATATCGCCCAATGGCTCGGTATTCAACTCAAGTACGCTATTGCCCATGAGGATTCCCACCAGGTTCTCACCTACATCCGTTGCCTCGGCAATCTTGGACACCCCGACATTCTGTCTGTGTTTGAGCCCTACCTCGAGGGAGAGCGCCCATGCACTGACTTCCAGCGTACTGCTATTGTTGTTGCTTTCGATCGTCTCACCCAGAACTACCCACGTCTTGCTGGCTCTGTGCTGTACAAGCTGTACCAAAACATTGGAGAGGCTCATGAAGTCCGTTGTGCCGCTGTTATGCAGCTCATGAGGACCGAACCACCAGTGCACATCCTCCAGGCTATGGCTGAATTCACCCACCACGATCCATCCCGTGAGGTGCGTGCCTGCGTGAAGGCCGCCATTGAATCTGCTGCTGAGCTTGAACATGCTCACTACCAGGAATTCGCTGCTGCTGCCCGTGCTGCTGAACCCATGCTGACTGAGGAGGAATTCGGTGCTTCCTACAGTGCTGTGTACCTCAAGGATGCCATCCTCGAGAAATTCAACCTTGCTGCCCTTGCCCAATTCACCACCCTTGGATCTTCCGACAGCATCTACCCATCTGGCATTCATGCCTTCGTTGAGAAGAGCTTCCGTGGATACCGTCGTGAGACTCTCGTCTACGCCATGGCTTCCTCCGTTGAGCGTCTTTTCGACTTGTTCGATGATCAATTCGAGGAGAAGGAATACAACACCGACAAGTACCCCAAGGATCACGATAAGGCCCACTACCGTGCCCAGAAGGCTTCTGCCAAGAGCAAGAAGAACAGCTATGCCGCCTCCGGTGGTAACCCCAAGAGCACTGGCTTTGCCGATTGGACTTTCGATAAGGTCGCCGATATGCTCAACATCCAACCCGATCAAGCTCAACCCGTTGAGGCTCAATTCCTGTTCAACCTTCTCGGCTCTGAACGTTTCTATGCCTTCGGAAATGCCACCATTGAGCAGCATTTGCCAGAATTCATCCGTGAATTTGCCGGTGTTGCCAAGCAGGGATACAACTTCCACTACTCCAAGATCTACAATCAAGATCAACTCACCATTGCCTTCCCCATGGAATCCGGTCTTATTTTCTACCACCACTACTACGTCCCCACCTACTTCTCCGTCACTGGTGACATCAAGGCTAAGTGCCAACCTGATGTTTCCAAGGCTGGACCACGTGATGAGGATATGTTTGCTCCCATCCCCGTGCCAGAGACCATCAATGCTACTGCTCAACTTCATCTTGTCTACTCTGTTAACATGCAGAGCCAGACTGGATTCTTCACACCACAAGATCAACAGCGCTACATTGCTGGACACAGCCGCAAGATGCACATGAATCTGCCACTTGCCATCAATCTCGAAATTGACTTGGAGAACAACCACCTCGCCACCACCTTCAGGCCACTCTTCCCCCACAAGGCTATCAACATTGCTCACTACAGCAGCTGGCCATACACCGCCCGCAAGGACATCATGGATCTTCGTCCCGTTGCTGAGGCTAAGGACATCAAGCCCCTCCACGTTCGCCCAACTGTCGCCCTCAACAC TGTCTTCGGCGATAAGGCTACCGGTGTTGCTTTCCGCGTCTACGGTGATCACCAAATCCGCACTCCCGTCCACCAGACTCTGTGGCGTCACATCCTTGAGCACCGTGATAACTTCGAGGAATTCGTTGCCTTCCCATGGGCCGTTCACTTTGCTCCCCACTGCAATCTCAATGTTGCCTTCGATGCTGAGAAGAGCACCGCTTCCGCTGTTACCTTCTACGCCAACTGGGCTAAGCAGTACGATGCTGAATTCGGACCAGGTGGCCAGCAACACTCTCAGGCCGCTCAAGTTCGTGCTTCCCCACGCTCTGGATACGACAACATGGCCATCCCTGTTTCCCTCAATCCCGACAGCAACCGCCGCGAGGAGCAATACCTCCAGGCTGTTGGTGCTGGAATTAAGAACAGCAAATCCTACATGGTTGACTGTGGTGCCGTCTTCCACCGTAGCCAGCAGGGTGCTAACTTCGATAGCTCTTCCCAAGTTTCTCACTACACCTTCACCGCTGCCGTGGCCGATAGCAGCGTTGCTGACAAGTCTCGCGCTCTCTTCTTCTTGGCCGCTGTCCCCGCTAAGGCTTCCCCAATGCACCTGTGTGCCGTGGCTGAGAGCAAGCTCCCATCTGTGGCTCAGCTGAACTTCAAGCATGCCCTTGAGACCGTTGCTGGTGGTGATCTCTTTGCTGATATCCTCATCGGTATGGACAAGTGCGACAGTGTCAATGCCTTCCACGCCAAGGTCCAAGGAAAGGTTGCCCAAACTGACTTCTTCCGCAAGTACATCCGTCAAACACCCGAAGGACAGGAATGCCTGTACCAAATGGAACATGGAGACCACCAGCTGCCAGCTTGCCGCAATGTTACTGAACGTGCTGCTCTTATGCAGGATGTTAAGCTCCAGATTGAGTACAACTTCGATCACCCACATGTTGCCAACTTCTCCGGTGAAGCCGTGGCTCTTGCTCGCTACTTCAGTGCTGGATTCAATTGGGATGAAGACTACACCCACGAGGGTAAACCAGGACGCATCCAATTCGACTACAGACTTTCCCCATCTGGCTACTATGGTAACTTCTCCCTTGCCACCCCAACCATGAAGGTTGAACTCACCAATGAGCACCTCAACCCATGGCTCAGGGCTGCTCTTGCTGTCCACCCTGACTACGATCTCTTTGACCGTCTTGCCATCACTGCTTTCCACGATCAATACAATC CAACTTGCTCCATCAACAAGAACAAGATCAACACCTTCGACTCATCCGTGCTGAACTACAACTTCGGCAAGTGCTGGCATGTGGCCTACATTACCTACGAAGATGAAGAGGAATACGGCAGCAACAGCCAACAATCCGAGGAGACCGTTGATGATGAAGATATTGCCATCTTGGTGCGTCAGCCCAATGGTGATGACGATAAGGATGTGATGGTTGTCCTGGGACAGGAGGATCAGCACGATTTTGTCATCTACATGCCCGCTAAGGATGTCCAGGCCCGCCATGTGTACGTTGATGGTGAACGCAAGCCCGTTAGCGAGAAGGAAGCCATTGAGATCTTCAGCGAAGATGAAGCCGACCAGCCACTTGCTCGCATCTACTGCGGACCCGTTGGTGAGGTTACCGTTGAGATCCGCGATGGTGGTGTTGTTGTCACCACCAATGGTATGACTGTGACCATTGAGAGCCCCGAATATCGCGATGATGTTCTCGGTGTGTGCGGTACCAATGATGCCGAACGCGAGAATGACCGTCAGACCCCAGCTAACTGCTTCCACCGTCGCAATGCTCACTTTGTCGCTGCCTACGCTCTCGATGATGCCACCTGCGAGGGACAAGCTAAGCCCATGAAGAAGGAAGCCGCTCAGGCTAAGTGCTTCGAACAGGAGCTTCTCTTCACTGATGCCGTCACCGATGTTGAGGCTGGTCGTCAGCACTATGGACATGGAATTAAGGATGATTCCGGCTCTAGCTCCAGCTCTAGCTCTTCCTCCAGCGAATCCTCTGACTCTGATGACAGTGACGATGATGATTCCGACTCCAGCTCTGACTCCAGCTCCGCCGATGAGGAACAACTCGTTGTTGCCGAGAAGAACAGGCAGCACCAATTCGAGCAGAGGAAGTGCGAAACCAAGCACCAGACTCAGTTCGTTGAGCGCAACGGTGAGATCTGCTTCAGCATCCGTCAGTTGCCAGCTTGTGATTCCCCATGCAGGCCAGTCCAGAAGATTGAGAAGCGTGTGCCCGTGTACTGCAGACCAGCTTCTGAGCAACAAGCCCAGCTGTACCGTCAACAGATCCGCAAGGGTAACAACCCCGATCTCCGCGACAAGGCCCCAACTCGCTACGTGAACTTTGCCATCCCCCAGGCTTGTGTTATGTAA
- the LOC129793874 gene encoding fibulin-5, producing MLLLFLLTLLAPLAHGALDDTMRLCCHVGKEWAVEGSNCTGASLPADIPVELRGVCLSTVEICCVRQQRDLQCIGGQAAAKRGATCRDALPGIPEAAYYRDCCESCKIGLVTVTLAPECSPFGFGSPWDEVYEACCAEAAAVNASAACASAACHHICITTGESYTCRCHPGFVLTQDGHSCSVANSTHPQCDEGYAWDTKSNQCIDIDECADEARCPPPAACHNTPGSFTCEPATSEACAMGFKRLGSKCVDVNECETDRDACDANQICTNEIGGFRCDCRTGFILDPVTNACIDINECQINNHECLDTQRCDNTIGSYTCIRLQSCGTGYTLNAGTGNCDDDDECILGTHNCEHPYECKNTKGSFRCEVPRVTSSPYRHHPPYSMQGIHNTICGVGYRADATGRCLDIDECSEGLASCSPDQICRNKPGGYVCYCPPGHFLGKTRQCEDIDECASAGTCPTNSRCYNTPGSFRCDCAPGFTSGPGARPICVDVDECAQQQGLCHQRCVNYWGAYKCACDLGYKLAPDNRTCLDVDECETSRSYELCVGNCENTPGSYMCSCPRGYTLGEDKRSCLDIDECATGAACRGYNEICTNIRGGFRCHPVQCPPGYAVDSERRNRCKRLSLLCDRDDLECFTRPSSYSYNFITLVANMSVPPAGRALFNLKGPNWYDNIDFFLRVVRVDAPAGVQPATDGSFSLRKMHNEALLSLVEALQGPQDVELELSMTVYKDHLPGGSNIAKIFIFVSEYTF from the exons ATGCTACTTCTGTTTTTACTGACCCTCCTGGCCCCCTTGGCACATG GTGCTCTGGATGATACAATGCGCCTATGTTGCCATGTAGGCAAAGAATGGGCCGTTGAAGGCTCCAATTGTACCGGAGCCTCCCTCCCTGCAGACATTCCCGTGGAATTACGTGGGGTTTGCTTGTCAACCGTTGAAATTTGCTGTGTACGCCAACAGAGAGATCTTCAATGTATTGGCGGTCAAGCGGCGGCAAAACGTGGCGCCACATGCCGCGATGCACTGCCGGGGATCCCTGAAGCAGCCTACTACCGTGATTGCTGTGAATCCTGCAAAATTGGCCTGGTGACAGTCACTCTGGCACCCGAATGTTCTCCCTTTGGCTTCGGTTCCCCTTGGGATGAGGTCTATGAGGCTTGCTGTGCCGAAGCAGCCGCCGTTAATGCATCAGCCGCTTGTGCTTCAGCCGCCTGTCATCATATTTGCATTACAACCGGTGAATCATACACCTGTCGCTGCCATCCTGGGTTTGTTCTCACACAAGATGGGCATTCATGCAGTGTGGCCAACTCAACGCATCCCCAATGTGATGAAGGCTACGCCTGGGATACTAAATCAAATCAATGCATTG ATATCGATGAGTGCGCCGATGAAGCAAGATGCCCTCCACCAGCAGCCTGCCACAACACACCCGGGAGTTTCACGTGTGAACCAGCAACATCGGAAGCCTGTGCAATGGGTTTCAAGCGTCTCGGGTCAAAATGCGTCGATGTGAATGAATGCGAAACGGATAGGGATGCATGTGATGCAAATCAGATTTGTACAAATGAAATTGGTGGCTTCCGGTGTGACTGCCGTACGGGATTCATCCTGGACCCAGTTACAAATGCCTGCATTGACATCAATGAGTGCCAAATTAACAATCACGAATGCCTGGATACACAGCGATGTGACAACACCATTGGATCCTACACATGTATTCGGTTGCAGAGCTGTGGGACGGGATATACACTCAATGCTGGCACGGGGAATtgcgatgatgatgatgaatgcATCCTGGGAACGCACAACTGTGAACATCCGTATGAGTGCAAGAACACCAAGGGATCCTTTAGGTGTGAAGTACCACGAGTCACGTCGTCGCCATATCGTCATCATCCACCGTACAGCATGCAGGGGATACACAATACCATCTGCGGTGTTGGCTACAGGGCAGATGCCACAGGAAGATGCCTTG acatTGACGAATGTTCTGAGGGCTTAGCTTCGTGCTCTCCTGACCAGATTTGCCGGAATAAGCCTGGGGGGTATGTGTGCTACTGCCCACCTGGACACTTCCTCGGGAAAACACGTCAATGCGAAGATATCGATGAATGCGCCTCAGCTGGGACATGCCCTACAAATTCCCGCTGCTACAACACCCCCGGAAGCTTCCGGTGTGACTGTGCACCTGGGTTCACGAGTGGGCCTGGTGCTCGACCAATCTGTGTTGATGTGGACGAATGTGCTCAGCAACAGGGACTCTGTCATCAACGCTGTGTCAACTACTGGGGAGCCTACAAATGTGCCTGTGATCTCGGCTATAAACTTGCACCGGACAACCGAACCTGCCTCGATGTTGATGAATGTGAAACATCCCGTAGCTATGAGCTGTGTGTTGGGAATTGTGAGAATACACCGGGATCCTACATGTGCTCCTGCCCTCGTGGATATACCCTCGGAGAAGACAAGAGGAGTTGTTTg GACATTGATGAATGCGCAACGGGAGCTGCGTGCCGTGGTTACAATGAAATCTGCACAAATATCCGCGGTGGTTTCCGTTGTCATCCCGTACAGTGCCCCCCGGGCTATGCTGTGGATTCAGAACGAAGAAATCGCTGCAAGAGACTCTCCCTGCTGTGCGATCGTGACGATCTGGAGTGCTTCACGCGCCCATCTTCATACTCCTACAACTTCATCACCCTCGTGGCCAATATGTCCGTCCCCCCGGCCGGGAGGGCGCTCTTCAATCTCAAAGGGCCCAATTGGTATGATAACATTGACTTCTTCCTGCGTGTTGTTCGCGTTGATGCCCCCGCGGGCGTTCAACCAGCCACCGATGGGTCCTTTTCACTACGAAAAATGCACAATGAGGCCCTCCTGAGTCTCGTGGAGGCACTCCAGGGCCCACAAGATGTGGAGCTTGAGCTCAGTATGACGGTGTACAAAGATCACCTCCCGGGTGGAAGCAATATTgccaaaatttttatctttgtatCTGAatatactttttaa